The Thioalkalivibrio thiocyanodenitrificans ARhD 1 nucleotide sequence GGATCTGAACCAGCTCGTCCCCTTCAAGTACCAGTGGGCCTGGCAGAAATACCTGGACGGCTGCGCCAATCACTGGATGCCCCAGGAAATCAACATGAACGCCGACATCGCCCTGTGGAAGGACCCCAACGGTCTGACCGAGGACGAGCGCACCATCGTCAAGCGCAACCTGGGCTTCTTCTCCACCGCCGATTCGCTGGTGGCCAACAACCTGGTGCTGGCCGTCTACCGCCACATCACCAACCCCGAGTGCCGCCAGTACCTGCTGCGCCAGGCCTTCGAGGAGGCCCTGCACACCCACGCCTACCAGTACTGCGTGGAGAGCCTGGGCCTGGACGAGGGCGAGATCTTCAACATGTACCGGGAGGTGCCCTCCGTGGCCCGCAAGGCCGAGTGGGCCCTGCCGTTCACGCGCTACCTCGCCGATCCCGACTTCCACACCGGCATGCCCGAGAACGACCAGCGCCTGCTGCGCGAGCTGATCGCCTTCTACGTGATCTTCGAGGGCATCTTCTTCTACGTGGGCTTCGTGCAGATCCTGTCCATGGGCCGGCGCAACAAGATGACCGGCGTCGCCGAGCAGTTCCAGTACATCCTGCGCGACGAGTCCATGCACATGAACTTCGGCATCGACGTGATCAACCAGATCAAGGTGGAGAATCCCCACCTCTGGAGCGCGGCGTTCAAGCAGGAGATGTCCGACATGATCCGCGAGGCGGTGGAACTGGAGGCACAGTACGCGCGCGACACCATGCCCCGCGGCGTGCTCGGCATGAACGCCGCCATGTTCGAGGAATACCTGCATTTCATCGCCAACCGCCGCTGCGCGCAGATCGGCCTGGCCGAACTCTATCCCGGCGCGGACAACCCGTTCCCGTGGATGAGCGAGGTGCTGGACCTGAAGAAGGAGAAGAACTTCTTCGAGACGCGGGTCACCGAATACCAGACGGGGGGTGCCCTGAGCTGGGACTGAGTGTGCAACCACCCCCACCCCCTCTCCGGTTCCCGATCACGTAGGAGCCGGGGAGGGGGCTCGGGGGAGGAGCAGAGAGGGTGAATGATCCGAAAGGACGCACTGCACGTCGAACCGTTTCAGCAGGAAAGGCCGCCCGCCGCTGCGGAAGGCCCACGGTCGCTTGGGGGAAGACTGAGCGAGGATTCGAGAATCAGAATGGCCAGGGATATGGTGAAGGATTGCTTTGGGTTTAAGGGGCGCTCCGCGAGGGGCGCCCCTTTGTGTTGCTTCCCCTGTATTCACTCATTACTAGCTATTGCCAGCCTTGACCCCTGTCTGCAAGGAGAATGAGATGGTTCAATTTGACGTCGCCACCGAATTTCGAGAGCCGCCCAAAGGATTAACTCCGTCGCACAAGATCACGATTCAACACGGCTCGAACACCTACACCTACTGGTACACACAAGAACCGAGCACGGCCCGCCCCTTTGATCGCATGAGGGATCGCGACCTCGTGAAGCGCATGCATGCGAAGGGCATGGAATTCGGGATTGATCAGTTCGAATCATTTGCCATAGGGGCGGAACGCGACTACCACCTCAAGCGGGTTAGTAGCCATGAGTTCGTTATCAAGTCGCTTCGGTGATGCGGTGAGCAGCCGGCAAGATAGTTAGCTAATTAGTCGGGAGATATGGGAGGGGAACGTCGGAGGACACCCGTCATCCTTGTGACTATTCGATTGGTAACAGAGGTTCCCTTGTAGGGGGTGTTTCATGGCTAGAAAGAACGTTCCAGTAAAGGGCCACAACCGTTCCAAACCGTCGGCTCCAGCAAAGAAGTCGCCGAAACCAGGCCCCAAGACCGTACCTGTTCAACCGCATAGGCGATCATCGCCAAGCGCCAAGAAAGACAAAGATCGTACGGGTAGTACAGGTGCAAGGGCAAGAACCGACTAGGGATATGAAACTGAAGGATTATAGAGAGACGTACTACGAATTCTCTGGGCGGACCAGTGATATCGCGCGGAACCTTGCATTCGCAGGGATAGCTCTCATATGGGTGTTTCGTGTCGAAGTCGGGAGTGCCTCAGTTGTGCCGCCAGACCTAATTCTTCCCGCACTCATGTTCACGTTAGCTTTGGCTGCCGACCTTATGCACTATGTTCTCGCGACTCTTATATGGGGAACATATCACCGCTATCTCGAAATTCGGAGAGGGGTGGAATGCGAAGAATCACTTACAGCGCCACGGTTTATGACTTGGCCGCAGAATGCGTTTTTTGTATTGAAGATAGTTCTGGTTGTTATGGGATACATTGCGCTATCTTCTCATCTGTGGGGGTTGTTTGTTGCTAGGAGTTAAGGTCCTAAAAGAGGAAAAGGTGACAGCTCTATTTTTGCGCTGTGCTCTCAGCAGGTCACGGCTAAAGGATGTGGATCGCCGAAATACGCTGCGAAAACTGCCAGCCGGAAGGCCTTCGTTCGCAGCCCAACACATCGGGGCAGTCATCAATGTCGGCCTCGGACAAGCTCCTGATCCTGTGGCCTATCCGCACCTTGTTGAAGACCTCGACAGGCCTGACATGGCATCGCTGCCGGCGATTCGGCATGCCGTTTTCGCAAGCAGACTCAGGTACTTGTCGAAGAACATGGCTGCGGGCTCAGAAGGGCGGGGAGGTGTCAGGCATGTGACATCTCCTTGTCGAAATCGCGGGCGCCCTGTCCGGAAAGGCTGGAAAGCGCAGCTATGCTAAGACGCGGCACTGGTTATTGCATTACGACGCAGCGGCACTATTGCCATTGCGACCACCGTCGCCGAAATGACTGTTAGGTTTCAAGGATGCGTACCGAAGCGAACCGAAGAAAAATTAACCGCCTCTACATTCTTGGTGCAGGCGCTAGTTATGCGCTGACTCAAGGTCAGACGGAATCGTTGGTGGCCCCTCTGGATATTCAATTTTGTCAGCGCATTAAAGACCTGCAACAGCGTACCCGCCCGAAATGGGTGGCAGCCGCCGCCAGGCGGGTTGAGAAAGAATATTTACATCACGTAGACTTTCAAATCACAGGCCTCGAGGAGTTGATTCGGCAACAAATCAGCGATTATGAGTTTATCGCAGCAATTCACCCTCGTCGAACGCGCGGAAAGAGAACAAAAGAAGAATATT carries:
- a CDS encoding ribonucleotide-diphosphate reductase subunit beta codes for the protein MLQWDDPIAAVTGKKVQEPAVRPGMGFQDNESLMVTAGAAPSVNPDPEAVADVEAEGVGNTGLEDIEMGAERIRVDDKKIINCRADLNQLVPFKYQWAWQKYLDGCANHWMPQEINMNADIALWKDPNGLTEDERTIVKRNLGFFSTADSLVANNLVLAVYRHITNPECRQYLLRQAFEEALHTHAYQYCVESLGLDEGEIFNMYREVPSVARKAEWALPFTRYLADPDFHTGMPENDQRLLRELIAFYVIFEGIFFYVGFVQILSMGRRNKMTGVAEQFQYILRDESMHMNFGIDVINQIKVENPHLWSAAFKQEMSDMIREAVELEAQYARDTMPRGVLGMNAAMFEEYLHFIANRRCAQIGLAELYPGADNPFPWMSEVLDLKKEKNFFETRVTEYQTGGALSWD